In the Parafrankia irregularis genome, GCGCCGACCAGGAGAAACGGCCCGTAGGCAATCGGATCACGCCGGGACACCCGCCGCAGGATCAGCAGGGACAGCGCGACCAGCCCCGCGGTCATCGTGGCCGCGACCAGCCAGAGCGCGACCGCCGGCCAGCCCAGCCAGCCCAGCGCGAGCCCGAGCAGACCGGCCGTCTTCACATCCCCGCGGCCGAGCCCGCTTCCCGGCAGCAGGTACAGCACCCCGTACGCCAGCCAGGCCGCGAAGCCCGCGAGCAGCGCCCGCGACCAGCGGTCCGTGGAGCCCTCCCCCACCGTGGGAACGACGAGCAGGGCCGCCAGCACCGCGTACGACGGCAGGACGATCAGGTCGGGCAGGCGATGGACCCGCAGGTCGACGGCGGCCAGCACGACGCCGACGACCGTCAGGTAAAGATAGGCGGGCAGTCGGCCCGTATGCGGATAGGTGGCCGCTCCGACGGCCGCGAGCACCGCGACGGTGACGGCGCCGAGCACGAGCCGGCTGGGTACCGGCCGCCGCGGCGGCACGCCGTCCACCGGTCCGAAGGCACCGACGATGGACGGCAGCGCCGGGACCGGCAGTGCCGCGCAGACGACGGCCGCGGCGGTCACCGCGGCCGCCATCGCACTCATCCGCCAGAACCCGGACCGGCGGCCACCGGATCACCCGCCGGACCAGCCGCCGCATGGTCCGCGTCCGCTCCCGCAGCCAGGTCCGGCCCCGCGGCCAGGTCCGGCCCCGCCGCCGGGCCGGCGTTGCGCGCGGACAGAGCGGCGAGGCCGGCTGCGAGCAGAACACCCTCATCCACCGCGCAGCCGGTGAAATGGCGCACCTGGCCGACCGCCTGACCGGCCAGGACCTCCAGGCCGCCGATGACCCGGGCACCGGAGCGGTACGCCGACGCGGCCAGCGCTGTCGGCCAGGGGTGGTAGAGCAGTTCCAGCAGCGGGCAGGTCACCGGCCACGCCTGGCGGGCCAGGGTGTCGGTCACACCCGCCGGAGTCGTCGAGATCACCAGATCCGGGCCGGGTGGCACGCCGCCCGAGAGGATTCCCCAGGGCAGCGGCGTCACCGCGACTCCGAGCCGGGCACCGATCCCGACGAGCTCCGCGACCGCACCCGGGCGGCGGGCCACGATGGCGACCCGGGGTGTTCCCGCCCGCGCGAGCGCGGCGACGACCGCACGGGCGGTCCCGCCCGCCCCGAGCATCAGCGGCTGGACCGGAACCGCCCGGCCGAGGAGTCGACGCAACGCGTACCCGACCCCGTCGACGTCGGTGTTGAACCCGGCCAGGTGGCCGTTCGACCGCACGACCACGGTGTTCACCGCGCCCAGCAGCGCGGCGGTGGGATCGACCTCGTCAAGCAGCTCGACCGCCGCCGTCTTCAGCGGCATGGTCAGCGAGACACCGGCCCAGCCGGGCTCGTCGCGCAGGCGTCCGAGCATGGCCGGCAGGCCGGCCTCGTCACATTCGATCGCGGTATAGGTCAGATCGAGACCGAGACGGGTGTAGGCGGCCATGTGCAGCGTCGGCGAGAGGGAGTGCCCCACCGGCGCGCCGAGCACCGCCGCACGGCGAGCGACCGGGCCCACCCCGATGGGCTCCGCGCGGTCGCCTGAGCTGATCGCCACGGTCTACTCCGATCCTCCCTGGCGGCGGTACTCCACCATCGCCTCGTCGAACTCCGCCTGGGTGGCGGCGAACCTGGTCTCGTGGGTCTGGGGCATCGAGACGAAGTAGAACCAGGGCCCGTCCGCCGGCTTCAGCGCCGACTCCAGCGCCCAGGTGCTGGGGCTGGCGATCGCTCCGGGCGGGAGCCCCTGGACGGCCCGGGTGTTGTACGGGTTGCTGCTGCGCAGCTGCTCCTGGGTCAGCCTGCCCTCGTACTCGTTCATCGCGTACCGGGTGGTCGAGTCCATGTCGAGCCGTCGGAAGCCGCCGGAGTCGTCCGCCAGCCGGTTGTAGATGACCCGGGCGACCTTGGGGCCCTCGTCCTTGTTCGCGACCTCCTTCTCGATGATGGAGGCGATGATGACGATGTCGTGCGGCGTCTCGCCCAGCGCCCTGGCCTGGCCGACGAGGTCGGTCTTCTGCGCGTAGGCGTTGAACCGGGCGACGGCGTCCTTGAGCACGTCGACCGGGTCGGTGCCCGGGGCCACGTCGTAGGTGGACGGGAAGAGGTAGCCCTCCAGCGTGTTGCTCGCATAGTCGGGCAGCCCCAGCGAGCTGGGATCCTTGGCCAGCGCCTCCAGCTCGGCCATCGGCCGGCCGGTCCGCGCGGAGAGCTCCTGGAGGACCTTCCGGACCGTGTCCCCCGGGTTGATGGTGTAGCGGAACAGCGCCGATGACGCGTCGTCCAGCAGCGCGTCCAGTGCCGAGGCCGCGCTCATCTTCTCGCGCAGCCGGTAGGTACCCGGCTGGATCGACAGGGCTCGGCTGTCCTGGGTCGCCACGTTCACGAAGGCCTGCCGGCTCGCCACGACATCTGCCTTGACGAGCGTGGCGGCGATTTCGGACGATGTGGCACCCGCGGGGATCTGGATGACGACGATGCCCTCACCCCCGCCGGCGTAGTCCGCGGCGGGCTCGCCGCCGATCCGGCCGATGACCTTGCCGACACCGATGATCCCCGCTCCGAGAAGCACGGCGACCACGACCAGGACACCGATGAGCCGCGGCAGCGCGCTGCCCGACCGGCGCTCCCGGGCCCCGTCCGGCCCACCGCGACGGCGGCGGCCGGAGCCGCGACCGTCACCGGACGGGTCGTCGTCGTAGCGGTCCTCACCGTCGTAGGACCCGTCGTCGTAGTCGTCGCCGTCGTAACCCTCAGCGTCGTGGTAGCCGTCGTAGGGCCCGTCGTCATAGCCGTCGACGTCGTCGTAGGGCCCGTCGCCGCGGACGCCCCGGCCACCGGCGGCGGCTGACGCGGCCTGCGGGCCGGTTCCCGGCGCCGGCCGACGCTGACCGGGCCCGGACGCCGCACCGGCACGCCGGCGCCCCTCGCGGCGCCGGAGCTCCTCGAAGTCGTCGTACTCGTCGCCAGCGGCGCCGCCGAACAGGCCGTCGAATCCGTCCGCGCCGCGGCTCACACCGAATCCTGCGGCCGCGCGGCACCGTCCGGCGCGGCCCGGCTGGCCGCTTCCCGGGCCCGGCGGATGTCCAGGTGGTGCTGGAGGATCTGCACCGCTGCCTCCTGATCCACAAGCTCACGACGGGCCCGCGATCGCAGTCCGCGCTCAGCCATGCGGCGATGAGCCACGACCGTGGTGAGCCGCTCGTCAACGAGACGGACCGGTACGGGCGCGACACGCGTCGACAGCACCTCGGCGTACTGCCGTGCGCGGCGGACCGCCTCACCCTCCTCACCGGAGAGCTGACGCGGCAGACCGACGACAACCTCGACAGCGTGCCTGTCCCGAACGATGTCGGCAAGCTCGTCGACGTCCTTGTGACGACGACCTGACGCATCCCGACGCAGCGTGGTGACCGGCACGGCCAGCAGACCGTCCGGATCACTCGCCGCGACCCCTACCCGCACAGAACCGACATCGACGCCGATCCGGACGCCTCGGCCGGGTTCCTCGGCGCGGGGCGGCGCCTGGTCCGCCTCCCGCGCCGCGCCGGGGCCAGCCTCAACCCCGGCACCAGCACCGGGGTCGGGCGCGGCAGCGGGGTCAGGCCCGGGCACCGGGGTGTCGCTCACGCGCCCTGGTCGGCGACCAGCTCGCGGATCCGGGCGAAGACCTTCGGGATCATGGAGGCGTCGCCCCGGCCGCCCTGCGCGACGTCGGGCTTGCCGCCGCCCTTGCCCCCGAGCGCGGCCCAGGACTGGCGGATCAGGTCGCCGGCGCGCAGCCCGCGCCCGCGGGCGGCGTCATCGGTGGCGACCACGATGGCGGCCCCCTCGGCCTCGGTCACCACGACCACCGCCGGGCGCCCGGCCAGCCGGCCCCGGACGTCCAGCGCCAGCAGCCGGACGTCGTCCGCGGGTGTGCCGGCCGGCACCTGGGCCGTCACGAGCGCGACCTCACCGACGGCCTCCGCTCCGGCGGCGAGCGCCGCGGCCCCGGCCAGCACGGCCTGCGCCCGCAGCCGCTCCAGCTCCCGCTCCGCGTCACGCAGCCGGCCCACGATGTCGGCGACCCGGTCGGTGAGCTCGTCCGGGCGGGCCTTCAGCGCGGTCGAAAGCTGTGAGACGAGCACGTGCTCGCGGGCGAGGAACCGGAAGGCGTCGATACCGACCAGCGCCTCCACCCGACGTGTCCCGGCGGAGATGGACGACTCGGACAGGAGCTTGATCGCGCCCAGCTGGGCGGAACTGGACACGTGCGTACCACCGCACAGTTCGCGGGCGTAGTCGCCGACGTCCACCACCCGGACCTGGTCGCCGTACTTCTCGCCGAACAGCGCCATCGCCCCCAACCGGCGGGCCTCCGCCTGGGTGGTGACGTACCAGCGAACCTCCAGGTCGCGCAGCGCGACCTCGTTGACCTCGTCCTCGACGTCGGCGAGGACCGAGTCGGGCACCGCGCCGAGCGCGTGGAAGTCGAAGCGCAGCCGGCCCGGCGAGTTCAGCGAGCCCGCCTGGGTCGCCGACTCGCCCAGCGCGCGGCGGAACGCGGTGTGGACGAGGTGCGTGGCGGTGTGCGAGCGCGAAACAGCCCGCCGCCGCTCCACGTCGACCTCGACGGCGACGTCCGCACCGACCCGCAGCTCCCCGCGCAGCACCTTCACCCGGTGCATGACCAGGTCGGGCACCGGCCGCTGGACGTCGAGGACCTCGCACTCACCGCCGTCGAAGCGGATCACACCGAGGTCCGCCTCCTGGCCACCGCCCTCGGCGTAGAAGGGCGTCGTGTCCAGGACGATGCCGACCTCCTCGCCCTCCCCGACCGCGACCCGGCTGCTGCCGTCACCGATGCCGACGAGGCCGACGACGCCGGACTCCCGCACCAGCTCGGTGTAGCCGGTGAAGGTGGTGGGCCCGGAGGCGGCCAGAATCGGGCGGAACGCCGACAGGTCGAGGTTCCCGATGCGCCGGGAGGCCCGGTCCGCCTTCGCCGCCTGGCGCTGGCGTTCCATGAGCCGGCGGAAGCCGGCCTCGTCGACGGTGAGCCCCGCGTCGGCGGCCATGTCGATGGTCAGGTCGATGGGGAACCCGTAGGTGTCATGCAGCCGGAACGCGGACTCGCCGCTGAGCTGCGCCGACCCGCTGGAGCGGGCCTGGGTCACCGCGGTGTCGAACAGGGTGGTCCCGGTCCGCAGCGTCTCCAGGAAGGCGGTCTCCTCCGCGACCGCGACCGCGGTGATCGCCTCGGCCTGGTCGACCAGCTCCGGGTAGATCGGCCCCATCGCCTGGCGGACCTCGGCGAACAGCTCCGCCATCACCGGCTCGCGGGCCCCCAGCAGGCGGGCGTCACGAACCGCCCGGCGCAGCATCCGGCGCAGCACGTAGCCGCGGCCCTCGTTGGACGGGGAGACCCCGTCCGAGATGAGCATCGCGGCGGTGCGCGTGTGGTCGGCGACGACCCGCAGGCGGACGTCCGCGGCCGGGTCCGCGCCGTAGCGGGCACCGGTGAGCCGGCCGGCGGCGTCCAGCACCGGGCGGGAGATGTCGATCTCGTAGAGGTTCTCGACGCCCTGCAGGATCGTCGCCATCCGCTCGAGGCCCATGCCGGTGTCGATGTTGCGGGCCGGCAGGTCCCCGACGATCTCGTAGCCGTACTCGCTGCCCTCACCTCGCGCGTACTGCATGAACACGAGGTTCCAGATCTCCAGGTAGCGGTCCTCGTCCGCCTCCGGCCCGCCGTCGCGCCCGTATTCGGGCCCGCGGTCGAAGTAGATCTCGCTGCACGGGCCGCAGGGGCCCGGCACGCCCATCGACCAGAAGTTGTCCTTCTTGCCCCGGCGCTGGATCCGCTCGGCGGGCAGCAGGGTGCGCCAGATCGACTCGGCCTCGTCGTCGTCGAGGTAGACGGTGGCCCACAGGTCGTCGGGGTTGAAGCCGTACCCCTCGGTGACGAGCTCGAAGGCGAACGGGATCGCCTCGGCCTTGAAGTAGTCACCGAAGGAGAAGTTCCCGCACATCTGGAAGAACGAGGCATGCCGGGCGGTGCGCCCGACGTTCTCGATGTCCACGGTCCGCACGCACTTCTGCACGCTGGTCGCGCGGCTCCACGGCGGGGTGAGGTCGCCGACGAAATAGGGCTTGAACGGCACCATGCCGGCGTTGACCAGCAGCAGCGTCGGGTCCTGCGCCACCAGGGACGCGCTCGGGACCACGGTGTGACCCCGCTCGGAGAAGTGGTTCAGAAAGCGGCGGCGGATCTCGGCCGTGTCCATCGGTTCACGTCGTCCAGGGTTGTCGGGATGTGTCGGCCGGCCAGGCGGCCGGCGCCGGCTCCGCAGCCGGGATCGGCCGCCGCCGGATGGGAGATCAGGGCCTGCGTGCCCCCGGCACCAGGCGCATCGTCTGCTCCGGATCAAAGCCCACGGGCGCCGGAGCGGCGAGGTGCTGACCGCTTCCGGACGGCTCGCCACCAGCCAGATCGCCCGGCTCCCCGGACGCCTCGAGCTCGTCGAGACCCAACGCGGAGCGGATCTCCTCCTCCCGTTCGGCCATGGCCTCGGCCACGTCGGCGGCGAACTCCCGCATCGACTCTACGAGAGACCCCGCCAGGCTTGTCGGCGTGAGCGCCGACACGGCGCGTGCCACCTGGCGCACCACGAGCACACCGGTGGCCGCGCCCAGCGCGACGTAGAAGACCCGGGTGACCATCAGCGCCCACCGCCTCGGCCGTCAGCGCCGACCGCGGTGGCCTCGGGCGAGCGCCGGGCGGACCGCCGCTGCGCCTTCTCCGCCTTCATCTGAGCGGAGACCCGAGCCGTGACGTCCGCCTTCGTCCGCTTGGCGACCGCCTGGCGCACGCCATAGCTGAACGCGGCCACCCGCACGACGGGACCACCCAGCGTCGCGGCGAAGATCGACGTCAGGGACGAGACGTTGGTGGTCACCGTCTGCACGTTCGCCGTGATCGCGTCGATCCGTTCCAGTTCCTTGTTCACGTGCGCGAGCGCGACGTTCACCTCGTCAACGGTCGCACCCGCCTGCCGCACCCGGGCGGTGCCCTCGTCGATGACGACACCGGTCTGCCGCACCCGGGCAGCGGCCTCGTCGAAGATCTTGCCTAGCTTGAACAGGACATAACAGGCGAAGAGCACGAGCACCGCGAACGCCCCCGAGGCGATCAGGCCCGCGACCGCACCACCGGACATGTGCTTCGCCTCCATTGTTTTCGGTAACGCCTTGCCCAGACGACACCCGCCATCTGGATGACGCCTGGCCGTGCCCCGCCGAATCACACCGCTCGCGGGTGACGTCGAGGTGACCGCCCACCCGCCCTCAGGCGCGCCTGTGGCCGGACGGGTCCGACCGGCGTGCCGATGCTGCTCGTCAGTGACCTTACCGACCAGGACGCGCAGACCTCCGGTAACCCCCGGGCCGTCCGTGTCCGTCCCGGACCGGGCAGGGTCCGGGCGGGGGCCACGCCCCGATTCAGCCCGCCGGGTCCGCCGGAGGCTCGGGAGGGCGTCCGCGCAGGACGCCGCGCAGGAACTCGACCCGCTCGGTGGCCCGCCGCTCGAAGCCGTGCCCGGTCGGGCGGTAGTAGTCCGACCCGGCGAGGACGTCCGGTGCGTACTGCTGACGGACCACCCCGTCCGGGTAATCGTGCGGATACCGGTAACCCGCGCCGTGGCCCAGCCGGGAGGCACCGCGGTAGTGGGCGTCACGCAGATGCGACGGAACGGGACCGAGCCGACCCGCCCGCACGTCAGCCGTGGCGGCGTCGATCGCGGTGATGACCGTGTTCGACTTCGGCGCGAGCGTCAGGTGGATCACCGCCTGGGCCAGCGCGAGACGGGCCTCCGGCAGCCCGACCAGCTCCAGGGCCTGGGCGGCCGAGACCGCGACACCCAGGGCACCCGGGTCGGCCATACCGACGTCCTCACTGGCCAGGATGATCATGCGGCGGGCCACGAACCGCGGATCCTCACCCGCTTCGAGCATCCTGGCCAGATAGTGCAGTGCCGCGTCGACGTCGCCGCCACGCATCGACTTGATGAACGCACTCACCACGTCGTAGTGCTGATCGCCCTCCCGGTCGTACCGGACCGCCGACCGGTCGACCGCCCGTTCCAACAGCTCCAACCGGAGCGGGACCGCTTCACCAGCGCTGTCACCACCACCGGTCGTGTCGATGTCCGCGTCGGCGGCGTCGGCACCGCCGGTGTCGGCGTCGCGGGCCGCGGCCAGAGCAGCCTCCGCTCCCGCCTCCAGCGCGGTGAGCGCGCGCCGGCCGTCACCGCCCGACAGCCGCACCAGATGGTCACGGGCTTCCGCGGTGAGCGTGAGGCGGCCGCCGTACCCGCGCGGATCGGCGACGGCACGCTCGACCAGATCCGCGATGTCCGCGTCGGACAACGGTTCCAGCGTGAGCAGCAGCGACCGGGACAGCAGCGGCGCGACGACGCTGAAGAACGGATTCTCCGTTGTCGCGGCGACCAGGGTCACCCAGCCCTTCTCCACCGACGGGAGGAGGGCGTCCTGCTGGGTCCGGGTGAAGCGGTGCACCTCGTCGATGAACAGGACGGTCCGCACACCCGACATGAACAGCGTGTCCCGGGCCTCGTCGATCACGGCCCGGACATCCTTGACGCCCGCGGTGACGGCGGACAGCTCGCGGAACCGGCGGCGGGTGGCCCGGGAGACGATGTGCGCCAACGTGGTCTTGCCCGTCCCAGGCGGCCCCCACAGCACGACCGACGTCGTGCCACCGCCCTCGACCAGACGACGCAGCGGGCTGCCCTCGGCGAGCAGGTGGCGCTGCCCGACGACCTCGTCGAGACTGCGCGGACGCAGCCGGGCGGCGAGCGGGCCCGACGCGGCCAGCGTGTCCGTCACGTCGGCGTCGAAGAGGCTCACTCACGTACCGTACGGCCCGCCAGCCCGCCGTTCGTTCGGCGATCAGGAACCGGATGGGTAGGCGCCGGCGGTGCCGGTCCATTCCGTCGACGGCCGCACACCGGCCGGATCGACTCCTTGCGACCAGTCGGGCCGATCCGACCAGGCCGGCTGCCCCTGTGAACTCGGCTGTACCGGCGCACTCGGCTGCACCGCGACCTGCGGCGGACCGGGTAGCTCAGCCCAGGCAACTGGCTCGGTCAGGAAAGCCGGCTCGGTTCGACCAGCTGCCTCGGTTCGGCCAGCCGGCTCGGTTCGACCAGCCGGCTCGGTTCGGCCATGCTGCCCCGCTCGACTGTGCTGCCCCGCTCGACCAGGCTGCGCGGCCGAGCCGGACCGCGCGGCCGGACCGGACCGCGATGCGCCGGTATCCGCCCAGGACGACGACGCCGCGTCGGGTGCCGCCGGGGCAGCGGGCCGACCACGGCGATGCTGGCTCTCCCGGTCCGCCCGCGCCCGCGTGAAGGGGTCGGCGTACGTCACCCCGCCGAGCGCCGCGAAGATCACGACCGCGAGCACCGAAAAAGCGATCACGCAGACCAGCAGGGCGAGCGTGATCGGGTCCGCACCCGACACCGGTTCAGGAAGGACTGTCGCCGAAACCCGCGTCGCGGCCATGGCCGTGTAGTGCATTCCGCACACCGCCACGGCCATGATCGCCGAAGCGACCACCACGTGCCAGGCGGTCACCACCTGGAAGGCGATCCACAGCGCCGCGAGCGCGGCACCGATCGCGATGGCGATGGACAGTGCCACCAGTGTGGGCCGATAGGTGACCTCGCTGCCGACGTGCATGGCCGCCATACCGGTGTAGTGCATGGCGGCAACGCCGAGACCCGCGATCACTCCCCCGGCCACCAGGCGCAGCACGCTGTCCGGACGCCGGGCGACCACGGAAAGGCCCACCGCGGAGAAAACTATCGCGATCAACAGCGACAGGCCGGTGAGCGGCATGTCGTAGCGTGGGTCACGATCAGCGACCTGGTAACCGATCATCCCGATGAAGTGCATGGACCACACCGCGCCGCCGCCGAGCGACACCGCGGCCAGCGCGGTCCAGGTAAGCCGGGCACGGCCGACCGCATAGGGCACACGCATCGAGCAGACCAGCGCGGCGAACGAGCCGATCGCGGCGAGCAGCACCGAGACCGCCACAAAGAGCAGGTCCTGGCTCGCATGTTGATGGGCGACCTGCGCCGTGATCAATTGTTCCCCCCATAGGGCAAGCGAAAAGACGCCCATTCCTAACACAAGTTCTCAGATAGCGGCAATGAGTCATCTGATTATGCCCAAGTGGTGCACTTGACTACTTTCCGTGACACCGGTGATCAAATTAGGGACTTCAGTCCTACTGGTGACACCCCAGAGGACCCTTGCATGGAGATCATCCGTGGCGCGACCCCGGAATTGTAGTCACTCAAAGTAGTTGCTAACTACTCTTCGCAATCACGGTGCAGTCCGAACTCCGTCTGCCGCCAGGGGCCGTCGAATGTTATTCCCACGCACCCGGGCAGGATATTCATAGCAGCATTGTTCAGCGCCACCCGAGGCGCCACGGGCGACGTTCCGTCGACAACCACCGAA is a window encoding:
- a CDS encoding prepilin peptidase, giving the protein MAAAVTAAAVVCAALPVPALPSIVGAFGPVDGVPPRRPVPSRLVLGAVTVAVLAAVGAATYPHTGRLPAYLYLTVVGVVLAAVDLRVHRLPDLIVLPSYAVLAALLVVPTVGEGSTDRWSRALLAGFAAWLAYGVLYLLPGSGLGRGDVKTAGLLGLALGWLGWPAVALWLVAATMTAGLVALSLLILRRVSRRDPIAYGPFLLVGALVAVLGTGWGPAG
- a CDS encoding shikimate dehydrogenase → MAISSGDRAEPIGVGPVARRAAVLGAPVGHSLSPTLHMAAYTRLGLDLTYTAIECDEAGLPAMLGRLRDEPGWAGVSLTMPLKTAAVELLDEVDPTAALLGAVNTVVVRSNGHLAGFNTDVDGVGYALRRLLGRAVPVQPLMLGAGGTARAVVAALARAGTPRVAIVARRPGAVAELVGIGARLGVAVTPLPWGILSGGVPPGPDLVISTTPAGVTDTLARQAWPVTCPLLELLYHPWPTALAASAYRSGARVIGGLEVLAGQAVGQVRHFTGCAVDEGVLLAAGLAALSARNAGPAAGPDLAAGPDLAAGADADHAAAGPAGDPVAAGPGSGG
- the mltG gene encoding endolytic transglycosylase MltG, whose amino-acid sequence is MSRGADGFDGLFGGAAGDEYDDFEELRRREGRRRAGAASGPGQRRPAPGTGPQAASAAAGGRGVRGDGPYDDVDGYDDGPYDGYHDAEGYDGDDYDDGSYDGEDRYDDDPSGDGRGSGRRRRGGPDGARERRSGSALPRLIGVLVVVAVLLGAGIIGVGKVIGRIGGEPAADYAGGGEGIVVIQIPAGATSSEIAATLVKADVVASRQAFVNVATQDSRALSIQPGTYRLREKMSAASALDALLDDASSALFRYTINPGDTVRKVLQELSARTGRPMAELEALAKDPSSLGLPDYASNTLEGYLFPSTYDVAPGTDPVDVLKDAVARFNAYAQKTDLVGQARALGETPHDIVIIASIIEKEVANKDEGPKVARVIYNRLADDSGGFRRLDMDSTTRYAMNEYEGRLTQEQLRSSNPYNTRAVQGLPPGAIASPSTWALESALKPADGPWFYFVSMPQTHETRFAATQAEFDEAMVEYRRQGGSE
- the ruvX gene encoding Holliday junction resolvase RuvX — its product is MSDTPVPGPDPAAAPDPGAGAGVEAGPGAAREADQAPPRAEEPGRGVRIGVDVGSVRVGVAASDPDGLLAVPVTTLRRDASGRRHKDVDELADIVRDRHAVEVVVGLPRQLSGEEGEAVRRARQYAEVLSTRVAPVPVRLVDERLTTVVAHRRMAERGLRSRARRELVDQEAAVQILQHHLDIRRAREAASRAAPDGAARPQDSV
- the alaS gene encoding alanine--tRNA ligase, whose protein sequence is MDTAEIRRRFLNHFSERGHTVVPSASLVAQDPTLLLVNAGMVPFKPYFVGDLTPPWSRATSVQKCVRTVDIENVGRTARHASFFQMCGNFSFGDYFKAEAIPFAFELVTEGYGFNPDDLWATVYLDDDEAESIWRTLLPAERIQRRGKKDNFWSMGVPGPCGPCSEIYFDRGPEYGRDGGPEADEDRYLEIWNLVFMQYARGEGSEYGYEIVGDLPARNIDTGMGLERMATILQGVENLYEIDISRPVLDAAGRLTGARYGADPAADVRLRVVADHTRTAAMLISDGVSPSNEGRGYVLRRMLRRAVRDARLLGAREPVMAELFAEVRQAMGPIYPELVDQAEAITAVAVAEETAFLETLRTGTTLFDTAVTQARSSGSAQLSGESAFRLHDTYGFPIDLTIDMAADAGLTVDEAGFRRLMERQRQAAKADRASRRIGNLDLSAFRPILAASGPTTFTGYTELVRESGVVGLVGIGDGSSRVAVGEGEEVGIVLDTTPFYAEGGGQEADLGVIRFDGGECEVLDVQRPVPDLVMHRVKVLRGELRVGADVAVEVDVERRRAVSRSHTATHLVHTAFRRALGESATQAGSLNSPGRLRFDFHALGAVPDSVLADVEDEVNEVALRDLEVRWYVTTQAEARRLGAMALFGEKYGDQVRVVDVGDYARELCGGTHVSSSAQLGAIKLLSESSISAGTRRVEALVGIDAFRFLAREHVLVSQLSTALKARPDELTDRVADIVGRLRDAERELERLRAQAVLAGAAALAAGAEAVGEVALVTAQVPAGTPADDVRLLALDVRGRLAGRPAVVVVTEAEGAAIVVATDDAARGRGLRAGDLIRQSWAALGGKGGGKPDVAQGGRGDASMIPKVFARIRELVADQGA
- a CDS encoding DUF948 domain-containing protein produces the protein MSGGAVAGLIASGAFAVLVLFACYVLFKLGKIFDEAAARVRQTGVVIDEGTARVRQAGATVDEVNVALAHVNKELERIDAITANVQTVTTNVSSLTSIFAATLGGPVVRVAAFSYGVRQAVAKRTKADVTARVSAQMKAEKAQRRSARRSPEATAVGADGRGGGR
- a CDS encoding replication-associated recombination protein A is translated as MSLFDADVTDTLAASGPLAARLRPRSLDEVVGQRHLLAEGSPLRRLVEGGGTTSVVLWGPPGTGKTTLAHIVSRATRRRFRELSAVTAGVKDVRAVIDEARDTLFMSGVRTVLFIDEVHRFTRTQQDALLPSVEKGWVTLVAATTENPFFSVVAPLLSRSLLLTLEPLSDADIADLVERAVADPRGYGGRLTLTAEARDHLVRLSGGDGRRALTALEAGAEAALAAARDADTGGADAADADIDTTGGGDSAGEAVPLRLELLERAVDRSAVRYDREGDQHYDVVSAFIKSMRGGDVDAALHYLARMLEAGEDPRFVARRMIILASEDVGMADPGALGVAVSAAQALELVGLPEARLALAQAVIHLTLAPKSNTVITAIDAATADVRAGRLGPVPSHLRDAHYRGASRLGHGAGYRYPHDYPDGVVRQQYAPDVLAGSDYYRPTGHGFERRATERVEFLRGVLRGRPPEPPADPAG
- a CDS encoding MHYT domain-containing protein, which produces MITAQVAHQHASQDLLFVAVSVLLAAIGSFAALVCSMRVPYAVGRARLTWTALAAVSLGGGAVWSMHFIGMIGYQVADRDPRYDMPLTGLSLLIAIVFSAVGLSVVARRPDSVLRLVAGGVIAGLGVAAMHYTGMAAMHVGSEVTYRPTLVALSIAIAIGAALAALWIAFQVVTAWHVVVASAIMAVAVCGMHYTAMAATRVSATVLPEPVSGADPITLALLVCVIAFSVLAVVIFAALGGVTYADPFTRARADRESQHRRGRPAAPAAPDAASSSWADTGASRSGPAARSGSAAQPGRAGQHSRAGQHGRTEPAGRTEPAGRTEAAGRTEPAFLTEPVAWAELPGPPQVAVQPSAPVQPSSQGQPAWSDRPDWSQGVDPAGVRPSTEWTGTAGAYPSGS